A genomic stretch from Candidatus Hydrogenedens sp. includes:
- a CDS encoding V-type ATP synthase subunit E family protein has product MALDEISKAVLESVQREAELIIKSATKEAEEKKKNAQRNAEEKAERLYQLAIRNIDEEMARKSVQVQGQINKEVLKEKNIIISQVFQKAKELVLKSSGQEYQQLMEKLLARAIPQGSKGTVRVHKDDLELFKNLINKWNTTHGTGLTIDDKNFLPSRGGFLFIAEGYQVDQTLDTILGDLQREMVPVIAQNLFVENT; this is encoded by the coding sequence ATGGCATTAGATGAAATTAGCAAAGCAGTTTTAGAATCAGTTCAGCGAGAGGCAGAACTGATAATAAAATCTGCAACAAAAGAAGCTGAGGAAAAGAAGAAGAATGCCCAAAGGAATGCGGAAGAAAAAGCGGAACGGCTATACCAACTCGCTATCCGCAACATTGATGAAGAGATGGCAAGAAAGTCCGTCCAAGTTCAGGGGCAAATTAATAAAGAAGTTTTGAAAGAAAAAAATATCATTATAAGTCAGGTGTTCCAGAAAGCCAAGGAATTAGTTTTAAAATCATCAGGGCAAGAATACCAGCAATTGATGGAAAAATTATTAGCCCGTGCTATTCCACAGGGAAGTAAAGGAACTGTTCGAGTTCATAAAGATGATTTGGAACTTTTTAAAAATTTGATTAATAAGTGGAATACCACTCATGGAACTGGGTTAACGATTGATGATAAAAATTTTCTCCCTTCCCGTGGAGGATTTTTGTTTATTGCGGAAGGATATCAGGTTGACCAGACATTGGATACTATTTTAGGTGATTTGCAAAGGGAAATGGTTCCCGTAATTGCTCAAAATTTATTTGTTGAAAATACTTAA
- a CDS encoding V-type ATP synthase subunit I has translation MAIDRMKKVTLLTPVKASQRLLKTIHSLGVCEVSDVLNNYPELKDALKRPTIVTDEIDSNLQKIQTILSLLDIFSPVVKGFIQGLAPVPLLITKEELDNALHKFDLEEVYKEAQLLDTEYRKVERNISSIENQITELEPFEDLPFAIHEFRKPQKIKLIFGKIVNASYQALQKDNNFKKKTAVEIVYPGQYYRKSDKVGELPKYGPKDIIRILVACLPDDLSEVQKRLREYGFEEISLPEINGTVRDHIRELKADLSTLKVQAQEIANKAYKLSVHRRTAEVLKAYWENKKRMVLSKSKAVEGKWIQIFTGYVREIDLPKLQQVIKNEMPEVSILVEDPAPGEDVPISISLPPLIKPIQMLINMYGLPPYDFFDPSPTLIWGFLLFFGICFGDVAYGLILLFASLYIMKRTKPYEGICNFAKLLFFASIPTIICGFLLGSLFGDLYKPEYLGENNILQRIMEKTTVLNPMDQPVVLLLIALVIGVLNQFFGIGLKMYGMAKRGDKAGAVMDGLMWLIALPGFIIIVSGMFVTPPSWLSWIGIALFGIGALGLVLTQGRDQANPIARFVTGLISLYGIVGSYGITAFIGDTMSYCRLLALGLTTSIVAMSFNMIANLLKPIPYVGIIIFILALIVGHLFNFLISVMGAFVHSMRLILVEFFGRFYEGGGKPFEPLGFNSESAILVTSEEKNK, from the coding sequence ATGGCTATAGACCGAATGAAAAAAGTAACGCTATTGACGCCTGTGAAGGCTTCACAAAGACTTTTGAAAACTATCCATAGTTTAGGTGTATGTGAAGTTTCTGATGTGTTAAATAATTATCCGGAATTAAAAGATGCATTGAAAAGACCCACTATTGTAACGGATGAAATTGATAGCAATCTTCAGAAAATTCAAACAATACTTTCCTTATTAGATATTTTTTCCCCTGTTGTTAAAGGTTTTATACAAGGTTTAGCCCCTGTTCCATTACTGATTACAAAAGAAGAATTAGATAATGCGTTGCATAAATTTGACCTGGAAGAAGTTTATAAAGAAGCACAATTATTAGATACTGAATATCGAAAGGTAGAAAGAAATATCTCATCAATAGAAAATCAAATTACTGAATTAGAGCCGTTCGAAGATTTACCTTTCGCTATTCATGAGTTTCGTAAGCCACAAAAAATAAAATTAATTTTTGGTAAAATTGTTAATGCTTCATATCAAGCACTTCAAAAAGATAATAATTTTAAGAAAAAGACAGCCGTTGAGATTGTTTACCCGGGACAATATTATAGGAAATCGGATAAAGTAGGTGAACTACCCAAATATGGACCTAAAGATATTATTCGTATTTTGGTTGCTTGTTTACCAGATGATTTATCTGAAGTGCAGAAAAGACTGAGAGAATATGGGTTTGAAGAGATAAGTTTGCCCGAAATTAATGGGACAGTTCGTGACCATATACGAGAACTAAAGGCGGATTTATCTACATTAAAAGTGCAAGCCCAGGAAATTGCTAATAAGGCATATAAACTATCTGTTCACCGTAGGACAGCAGAAGTATTAAAGGCATATTGGGAAAATAAAAAACGAATGGTTTTGAGTAAATCAAAAGCGGTGGAAGGGAAATGGATACAAATATTTACGGGCTATGTAAGAGAAATTGATTTACCTAAATTACAACAAGTTATAAAGAATGAAATGCCCGAAGTTTCTATTTTAGTAGAAGACCCCGCACCAGGCGAGGATGTCCCTATAAGTATATCGTTGCCTCCATTAATAAAGCCTATTCAGATGTTAATTAATATGTATGGGCTTCCTCCTTATGATTTCTTTGACCCATCTCCTACTTTGATATGGGGTTTCTTATTATTTTTTGGTATATGTTTTGGTGATGTAGCTTATGGGTTAATACTCCTATTTGCAAGTCTCTATATAATGAAGCGAACAAAACCATACGAAGGAATTTGCAATTTTGCAAAATTATTATTTTTTGCTTCAATTCCTACGATTATATGCGGTTTCCTATTAGGTTCATTATTCGGTGATTTATATAAGCCTGAATATTTAGGGGAAAACAATATATTACAGCGGATTATGGAAAAGACAACTGTTTTAAATCCAATGGACCAACCCGTTGTTCTATTATTAATTGCTTTGGTGATTGGTGTATTAAATCAATTTTTCGGTATCGGTTTGAAAATGTATGGTATGGCAAAGAGGGGAGATAAAGCAGGTGCGGTAATGGACGGATTAATGTGGTTAATAGCCCTTCCAGGTTTCATTATTATTGTTAGCGGAATGTTTGTAACTCCACCTTCCTGGTTGAGTTGGATAGGTATTGCACTTTTTGGAATTGGTGCCTTAGGACTGGTATTAACGCAGGGAAGAGACCAGGCAAATCCCATTGCACGATTTGTAACAGGTTTAATTAGTTTATACGGTATTGTTGGCAGTTATGGCATTACCGCATTCATAGGGGATACAATGTCTTACTGCCGTCTATTGGCTCTGGGTTTAACGACATCTATCGTTGCTATGTCTTTTAATATGATTGCTAACCTTTTGAAACCTATCCCGTATGTGGGAATTATTATTTTTATACTGGCTCTAATTGTAGGTCATTTATTTAACTTTTTAATAAGCGTTATGGGTGCTTTTGTCCATTCCATGCGTTTAATCTTGGTAGAATTTTTTGGCAGATTCTACGAAGGAGGTGGGAAGCCATTTGAACCTTTAGGATTTAACTCGGAAAGTGCTATTTTAGTAACTTCTGAAGAAAAAAATAAATAA
- a CDS encoding V-type ATPase subunit subunit G family protein, producing MATLIKQVIEIEENAEKTLEEAKQKAKKILEQADEEIKQIVLDIEKKIEERIKIYREQAEQKEKQEEEKLKVAGEGEIKKVKDIPQSKIDAQVQFVVRKLKEF from the coding sequence ATGGCTACATTAATAAAACAAGTTATAGAAATAGAAGAAAATGCTGAGAAAACTTTAGAAGAGGCAAAACAGAAGGCAAAGAAAATTCTTGAACAAGCAGACGAAGAAATAAAGCAAATCGTTTTAGATATAGAAAAGAAGATAGAAGAAAGAATTAAAATTTATCGGGAACAGGCAGAACAAAAAGAAAAACAAGAAGAAGAAAAATTAAAGGTAGCAGGTGAAGGAGAGATTAAGAAAGTAAAAGATATTCCCCAGTCAAAGATTGATGCACAAGTTCAATTTGTTGTTCGTAAACTAAAAGAATTTTAA
- a CDS encoding V-type ATP synthase subunit K yields MDNALAIEIGRGLAIAGAGLAVGLACSGSGKGIGIASQAVGGVLSEKPDLFGRLLVLLALPGTQGFYGFITAILIFVRSGLIAGQMIITPGTGLALFVLGFGVGLALYVSAQWQGEASAASIALVARRPEAFGRSVILPAMVETYAVVSLLVAILAINWLTANNDVTAFIRAQ; encoded by the coding sequence ATGGATAACGCACTTGCAATCGAGATTGGTCGTGGTTTAGCAATCGCTGGAGCAGGTTTAGCCGTCGGTTTGGCTTGCTCTGGGTCAGGAAAAGGAATTGGAATTGCTTCCCAGGCAGTTGGAGGCGTTCTAAGTGAAAAGCCGGATTTGTTCGGAAGGTTATTGGTTCTGCTGGCATTGCCGGGAACACAAGGGTTCTATGGCTTCATTACAGCCATTCTTATCTTTGTGCGTTCAGGACTAATTGCGGGACAGATGATAATTACACCTGGCACCGGGTTAGCACTATTTGTGTTAGGTTTTGGTGTCGGATTAGCATTGTATGTTTCAGCTCAATGGCAGGGTGAGGCCTCAGCGGCGAGTATTGCGTTAGTGGCTCGCAGACCGGAAGCCTTTGGTCGTTCCGTTATTCTTCCTGCAATGGTGGAAACATACGCTGTGGTTTCATTGCTGGTTGCTATTCTGGCTATTAACTGGTTAACTGCAAACAATGATGTTACTGCATTTATTCGCGCCCAATAA